From the genome of Myripristis murdjan chromosome 22, fMyrMur1.1, whole genome shotgun sequence, one region includes:
- the snapc1b gene encoding snRNA-activating protein complex subunit 1b, protein MQFCREKVKADCEELLGRFQQTDSVRFESFSAVWRSMKFSQVFYGTLGAEKKAFSREVLDTACSFFLPPFTFQIRVGGLYLLYSLYLSQSATPPQQIRLALKDWEHVKQFEHDAVEAQHLDTVYVLRQLLLHKAFHFTATPRLLSYQKKRKARRLPDCEAFVERPTRPQQLVSGDLLEELSNVQQHYERLKASICAAPDQPDPSLTLTRGDLVPRLQDAVLEFHRGQRLEAAPREDDDDESGGEGTSAQLECSRRAELLASIKSKSYGQAVEVSKSRRHRQVELGLASDSETAAASSSHRTHRMSLKARTNKNVQITGELKQETVKQTKLWCLTKLDSAPEDVPRKFPKFKW, encoded by the exons ATGCAGTTCTGCCGGGAGAAGGTGAAGGCGGACTGCGAGGAGCTGCTGGGCCGCTTCCAGCAGACAGACTCGGTCCGCTTCGAGAGTTTCTCCGCCGTCTGGAGGAGCATGAAGTTCTCCCAGGTGTTCTA tgGTACCCTGGGCGCGGAGAAGAAGGCCTTCAGCCGGGAGGTGCTGGACACGGCCTGCAGCTTCTTCCTGCCGCCCTTCACCTTCCAGATCCGAGTGGGCGGCCTCTACCTGCTCTACAGCCTCTACCTGAGCCAGAGCGCCACGCCGCCGCAGCAG ATCCGCCTGGCCCTGAAGGACTGGGAGCACGTGAAGCAGTTTGAGCATGATGCGGTGGAGGCTCAGCACCTGGACACCGTCTACGTCCTGCGgcagctgctgcttcacaaGGCCTTCCACTTCACCGCCACGCCCCGACTG ttgAGCTaccagaagaagaggaaagccAGGCGGCTGCCGGACTGTGAGGCATTTGTGGAGCGTCCGACTCGCCCGCAGCAGCTGGTCAGCGGCGACCTGCTGGAG GAGCTGTCCAACGTCCAGCAGCACTACGAGCGGCTCAAGGCCTCCATCTGTGCGGCGCCGGACCAGCCGGACCCGTCGCTCACCCTGACCCGGGGCGACCTGGTCCCCCGGCTGCAGGACGCCGTGTTGGAGTTCCACCGGGGGCAGCGGCTCGAG GCGGCTCCGCGTGAAGACGACGATGATGAAAGCGGCGGAGAGGGAACGTCAGCGCAGCTCGAG TGCTCCAGGAGAGCGGAGCTGCTGGCCTCCATCAAGTCCAAGTCGTACGGCCAGGCGGTGGAG gtgTCCAAGTCGCGGCGTCATCGTCAGgtggagctgggcttggcctcTGACAGCGAGACGGCCGCCGCCTCGTCATCTCACAGGACGCATAGAATGTCACTGAAAGCCAGAACCAATAAGAACGTGCAGATCAcag GTGAATTAAAGCAGGAAACCGTCAAGCAGACCAAACTGTGGTGCCTCACCAAACTGGACTCGGCTCCTGAAG ATGTGCcaagaaaatttccaaaattcaaGTGGTGA
- the yipf6 gene encoding protein YIPF6, translated as MAEAEEASKPFAGLSDVSISEDIPVEGDISVPVGSSRQDDEFSTLDEPVKDTILRDLKAVGNKFVHVLYPKRSSALLRDWDLWGPLLLCVALALMLQGGAADGAEDGGGPQFAEVFVIVWFGSIVITLNSKLLGGTISFFQSLCVLGYCIMPLTVAMLVCRLVLLGGSGTASFVVRLVVVSASFGWSTFASTAFLADSQPPNRKALVVYPVFLFYFVIGWMILTFSTSQ; from the coding sequence ATGGCCGAAGCAGAGGAGGCCAGCAAGCCGTTCGCGGGGCTGTCGGACGTGTCCATCTCGGAGGACATCCCCGTGGAGGGCGACATCTCGGTGCCGGTCGGCTCCTCCAGGCAGGACGACGAGTTCTCCACGCTGGACGAGCCGGTGAAGGACACCATCCTGCGGGACCTGAAGGCGGTGGGCAACAAGTTCGTCCACGTCCTGTACCCGAAGCGGAGCTCGGCGCTGCTGCGGGACTGGGACCTGTGGGGCCCGCTGCTGCTGTGCGTCGCCCTGGCGCTGATGCTGCAGGGCGGCGCGGCGGACGGCGCGGAGGACGGCGGCGGCCCGCAGTTCGCCGAGGTCTTCGTCATCGTGTGGTTCGGCTCCATCGTCATCACCCTGAACTCCAAACTGCTCGGCGGCACCATCTCCTTCTTCCAGAGCCTGTGTGTGCTCGGCTACTGCATCATGCCGCTCACCGTGGCCATGCTGGTGTGCCGGCTCGTCCTGCTCGGCGGCTCCGGTACGGCGAGCTTCGTGGTCCGCCTCGTGGTCGTGTCCGCGTCGTTCGGCTGGTCGACCTTCGCCTCCACGGCCTTCCTGGCGGACAGCCAGCCGCCCAACCGCAAGGCGCTGGTGGTCTACCCGGTGTTCCTCTTCTACTTCGTCATCGGCTGGATGATCCTGACCTTCTCCACCTcccagtga